From one Phaeodactylum tricornutum CCAP 1055/1 chromosome 16, whole genome shotgun sequence genomic stretch:
- a CDS encoding predicted protein: MTVATAVPRQQNRAAAAFEYEFGGPIGATLTTLALPLVVLVLAHWSDVGRVDFAFLSASLGDTTNSHDPKPFWQIIRQNSVLCPRCNDSDSVSLLLRCALGVVAWFLFQVLLERFLPCELVQGSPVKGDAKNRLTYRINGHLAFWVTLLLVHAAWPVWDANAALYQFTTAPLATLYKYYTELAFVTILLSAMASTGLYLDSFRGQHKILADGGDSGNVLYDFFIGRELNPRIGTFDWKEFCELRPGLIGWVLLNIACAKQQYSVLGYVTGSMILVNVFHGIYVWDALYQERAILTTMDITTDGFGFMLLFGDLAWVPFTYSLQARYLVKHDPNLSAVALAGIVALHILGYLIFRGANGQKDAFRRNPTDPALSHLTFLQTKRGTKLLTSGWWGMARKINYTGDWIMGLTWCMVCGFDSAVPYFYAVYFFILLVHRSIRDDHMCSVKYGDDWETYKSIVPHRFVPGVV; this comes from the coding sequence ATGACAGTTGCGACGGCTGTTCCCAGGCAACAAAACCGTGCAGCGGCAGCGTTCGAGTACGAATTTGGTGGACCTATTGGGGCTACCCTCACGACTCTCGCACTCCCTCTCGTAGTTCTTGTACTGGCGCATTGGAGTGACGTGGGTCGAGTTGACTTTGCTTTCCTGTCGGCGAGTCTTGGGGACACGACGAACTCCCATGATCCGAAGCCTTTCTGGCAGATAATCCGCCAAAATTCCGTGCTTTGTCCTCGCTGCAACGACAGCGATTCCGTATCGTTGTTACTTCGATGTGCCCTCGGCGTCGTCGCTTGGTTTCTATTCCAAGTATTGCTGGAACGGTTTTTGCCCTGTGAACTGGTTCAGGGATCTCCCGTCAAGGGAGATGCCAAAAATCGGTTGACGTACCGCATCAATGGACATTTGGCTTTTTGGGTCACGTTGCTGCTCGTGCACGCGGCGTGGCCCGTTTGGGATGCCAACGCCGCTTTGTATCAGTTCACCACGGCACCATTGGCAACCCTTTACAAATATTACACCGAACTTGCTTTCGTCACAATTCTTCTCTCGGCAATGGCATCGACTGGCTTGTACTTGGATTCCTTTCGTGGCCAGCACAAAATTCTTGCCGATGGTGGTGATTCCGGCAACGTCCTGTACGACTTCTTTATTGGCCGCGAACTCAATCCCCGGATCGGCACTTTCGACTGGAAAGAGTTTTGTGAACTCCGTCCCGGGCTTATTGGTTGGGTGCTTCTAAATATCGCTTGTGCGAAACAACAGTACAGTGTTCTGGGATACGTTACGGGCAGCATGATTCTCGTTAACGTGTTTCACGGAATCTACGTCTGGGATGCGCTGTACCAAGAGCGTGCAATCCTCACCACCATGGATATTACCACGGATGGCTTTGGATTCATGCTTTTGTTCGGTGACCTCGCGTGGGTGCCATTTACCTACTCGCTCCAAGCGCGTTATTTGGTCAAGCACGACCCCAATTTAAGTGCCGTGGCTCTTGCGGGTATCGTTGCGTTGCATATTCTAGGATACCTTATTTTCCGCGGAGCCAACGGACAAAAAGACGCCTTTCGTCGCAATCCGACCGATCCAGCCTTGTCCCATTTGACCTTTTTGCAAACCAAACGCGGAACCAAGTTGTTGACCTCCGGATGGTGGGGTATGGCAAGGAAAATCAATTACACGGGTGACTGGATCATGGGTTTGACATGGTGTATGGTATGTGGCTTTGACTCCGCTGTACCCTACTTTTACGCTGTTTACTTCTTCATCTTGCTGGTTCACAGATCCATTCGAGACGATCATATGTGTTCCGTCAAGTATGGCGACGATTGGGAAACCTACAAATCGATTGTGCCGCATCGGTTTGTCCCTGGTGTGGTCTAG
- a CDS encoding predicted protein gives MTDPCQTRLAFLSNVVELDIARREPFLSYDTPAGLGSYIADHALGIPETFTRSSATLLTAIPEDDGNTSPEDNDLISTEIEPRFGDQRASPLADETTTFQEKLDAILDTQFFNPDDYNEDSQGPVAWFAKLVKNDYELAEALFVGLLFVILVIVSQELLRMQLFGSNYAPFQTGAGMGRLF, from the exons ATGACCGATCCATGCCAGACGCGCCTCGCCTTCCTCTCCAACGTTGTGGAACTGGACATCGCTAGA CGAGAACCATTTCTTTCGTACGATACCCCCGCGGGTCTCGGTTCGTACATTGCCGATCATGCCCTTGGGATACCGGAGACTTTTACCCGATCCTCCGCTACCTTATTGACGGCAATACCCGAGGACGACGGCAACACGAGTCCAGAAGACAACGACCTTATCAGCACCGAAATCGAACCGAGGTTTGGCGATCAACGTGCATCTCCTCTCGCGGATGAAACGACAACGTTTCAAGAAAAACTTGACGCAATACTGGATACGCAATTCTTCAATCCCGATGACTACAACGAAGATTCGCAAGGACCCGTGGCTTGGTTTGCCAAACTGGTCAAAAACGACTACGAATTGGCGGAAGCCTTGTTTGTCGGCTTGCTCTTTGTTATCTTGGTGATTGTTTCGCAAGAGCTTTTACGCATGCAATTGTTTGGTTCCAACTACGCTCCTTTCCAAACTGGTGCAGGCATGGGGCGGTTGTTTTGA
- a CDS encoding predicted protein, with the protein MSEKINSSRGSYEVFNAVDELVAKPVLGSDGAAAWQSFRNDKSVLKHAYRSTPSVAPTAPLKAADRASGMKSWQDERKVEAKTRQETGAAEINAGYTNFQRKGGDEEAISRKKRKQIESRIRPEDVPYCLPAPTFQGWKFDYVFTTRDRKSGYYWDGTDSVKQLRGDVLPEIAPRIVEDFENPTPTDELEGLAKERKKRKKQGPVFVHDPNHPLEQVSAALRRSHPALPLGWEAAKDRATGKTYYFNRTTSQRQWEPPPALLGKFTEEGTDTPKLVAGWDTAVDSASGKTYYYNVVTNETKWDRPT; encoded by the coding sequence ATGAGCGAGAAGATAAACTCGAGCAGGGGTTCGTACGAAGTGTTCAATGCTGTCGATGAGTTGGTTGCCAAGCCTGTTCTGGGAAGTGACGGGGCAGCCGCCTGGCAATCTTTTCGCAACGACAAATCCGTCCTGAAGCATGCGTATCGGTCCACGCCTTCGGTGGCACCAACGGCCCCCCTGAAAGCTGCGGACCGAGCATCAGGGATGAAGTCGTGGCAAGACGAACGCAAGGTCGAGGCAAAGACGCGGCAAGAGACTGGAGCGGCCGAGATCAACGCGGGCTACACAAACTTTCAGCGCAAAGGAGGTGACGAAGAAGCAATCTCGCGAAAGAAACGGAAGCAAATTGAGTCCAGGATACGTCCAGAGGATGTCCCGTATTGTCTTCCAGCCCCAACCTTTCAAGGTTGGAAGTTTGATTACGTGTTTACCACCAGAGATCGAAAAAGTGGCTACTACTGGGATGGAACGGATTCTGTCAAACAGCTTCGTGGCGACGTTCTTCCAGAGATAGCTCCAAGGATAGTAGAGGATTTCGAGAATCCCACTCCCACTGACGAATTAGAAGGACTTGCCAAGgagcggaagaaaaggaagaagcaaGGACCGGTTTTTGTTCACGATCCGAACCATCCATTGGAACAAGTCTCCGCCGCTTTACGGCGTTCGCATCCCGCGCTTCCGTTAGGATGGGAGGCTGCGAAAGATCGTGCGACGGGGAAGACGTATTACTTTAATCGAACAACGTCACAACGTCAGTGGGAACCGCCTCCGGCATTACTAGGCAAATTTACCGAGGAGGGTACGGATACTCCAAAGCTCGTTGCTGGATGGGACACTGCAGTAGATTCGGCATCAGGAAAGACGTACTATTACAATGTGGTAACAAACGAGACAAAATGGGACCGACCAACTTAA
- a CDS encoding predicted protein, with amino-acid sequence MNGGGTTAEEGERANAIAGFIQVWTDAIFNEQWNRAHQLLDAVTASNTSLFHTNQEISRLGVVTHNLCANPAAPLELFRRLLAVAGKQQILEYRDPGSRRNCFHTAAEFLGDRCDVWSLLLQARPAGVLERDVHGSRPLDILTREIVLREQFLHSLWPLQQVQTLSPYWESVRRLLIIQYSLLQRESNCDMNSRDSKTLVRLPVLHACFALPDVPVELRQFALVRHHRQLVVPDVYCGNLPLHWAVAQPCPDEEDFVLAEMIRLAPEAARVRNRDGHTPFDIAVAHGSRRWKSGCRELIQAFPECLLFPTLLSFSTKQDQLIESIPLLLTELAVKDALGVVFCTLRGKPDLFLNPR; translated from the coding sequence aTGAATGGTGGTGGTACGACCGCCGAAGAAGGAGAAAGGGCGAACGCCATAGCTGGGTTTATTCAAGTATGGACGGACGCGATTTTCAACGAGCAATGGAATAGAGCACATCAGCTCCTGGATGCCGTCACTGCATCCAATACGTCTCTGTTCCACACCAATCAAGAAATAAGTCGTTTGGGAGTTGTCACGCACAACTTGTGTGCAAACCCTGCTGCTCCCTTGGAGCTTTTCCGAAGGCTCTTGGCTGTGGCAGGAAAGCAACAGATATTGGAATACCGCGATCCCGGCTCCCGGCGCAACTGTTTTCATACAGCGGCAGAGTTTCTTGGTGATCGTTGCGATGTTTGGTCGCTCTTGCTGCAGGCTCGTCCCGCTGGGGTCCTGGAACGAGACGTCCACGGATCTCGTCCATTGGACATTTTAACGCGCGAAATCGTTCTCCGTGAACAATTCCTACATTCCCTATGGCCCCTGCAGCAAGTACAGACTCTCTCACCCTATTGGGAATCGGTCCGACGTCTGCTTATTATTCAGTATTCCTTACTACAACGAGAGTCTAACTGTGACATGAATAGCCGCGATTCGAAGACTCTAGTGCGATTACCGGTGCTACACGCCTGTTTTGCCTTGCCTGACGTTCCGGTCGAACTCCGTCAATTCGCTCTCGTTCGACACCATCGACAACTGGTAGTTCCCGATGTCTATTGCGGTAATCTTCCCTTGCACTGGGCCGTAGCACAACCTTGTCcggatgaagaagatttcgTCTTGGCGGAAATGATTCGTCTCGCACCGGAAGCAGCTCGTGTCCGAAATCGTGACGGGCACACGCCGTTTGATATTGCCGTTGCTCACGGTTCGCGGCGCTGGAAGTCAGGCTGCCGGGAGCTGATACAGGCGTTTCCAGAGTGTTTGCTGTTCCCAAcgttgttgtcgttttcCACCAAACAGGATCAGCTTATCGAGTCTATACCTCTTCTGCTGACAGAACTGGCCGTCAAAGATGCCTTGGGAGTCGTCTTTTGTACGTTGCGCGGGAAACCGGACTTGTTCTTGAACCCAAGGTGA
- a CDS encoding predicted protein yields the protein MVDSIFEGCSDSCGWLAGIVAALAYGSFGVPIRETKDIDVHPLVFQSYKTITMFMLSWLVIFMGIAPSWTSWGLVSGGLWVVGGTGGVLAIRMAGLAIAVGTWASVMIVINFLVGIVLFQEPVSDMFATLGAFLLLALGLVGMSLYSTPQPVDQLPSTEMTENIGPNQNEVEEIDRALIVKRTSSYTGKIDHRDIQRRNEESGSYGSSADADEPLFTIPDGTKRKRSGPTGICGAIFNGVMTGSSLIPLHYAKTQGYGGANYMISYASGAIVMNCLIWGVFFAYTCYQTVQQDLNVPVLLHTFQVMPAWHFRKLWLPGFTSGVLLTIAMFGSILSVTYLGQGIGNSIVQAKILISGLWGIFWFREIRGMYIVTKWFLSASLTVAGILWLSAERMAATNGQSGGH from the exons ATGGTGGATTCCATCTTTGAAGGATGTTCCGACTCGTGCGGATGGCTGGCCGGAATTGTGGCGGCGTTGGCCTACGGTTCGTTCGGTGTGCCTATTCGAGAAACCAAAGACATTGACGTACATCCACTCGTATTTCAATCCTACAAAACAATCACCATGTTTATGCTTTCCTGGTTGGTCATTTTTATGGGCATCGCTCCGTCCTGGACGTCTTGGGGTCTCGTCTCGGGAGGACTTTGGGTGGTGGGTGGGACGGGAGGAGTCTTGGCCATTCGTATGGCTGGATTGGCCATTGCGGTAGGCACATGGGCGTCCGTCATGATCGTCATCAATTTTCTCGTAGGGATTGTGCTCTTCCAGGAACCCGTTTCGGACATGTTCGCCACGCTCGGTGCATTTCTTTTGTTAGCGCTCGGACTGGTGGGCATGTCCCTCTACAGTACCCCGCAACCGGTGGACCAATTACCGTCCACCGAAATGACGGAAAACATTGGGCCAAATCAAAATGAGGTCGAAGAGATCGATCGAGCGCTGATTGTCAAACGCACCTCGAGTTACACTGGCAAGATAGACCATCGGGATATACAGAGACGAAACGAGGAGAGTGGCAGCTATGGCTCGAGCGCAGATGCGGACGAACCCCTCTTTACCATTCCAGACggaaccaaaagaaaaagatcCGGACCAA CCGGTATCTGTGGTGCCATTTTCAACGGTGTCATGACGGGCAGTTCCCTCATTCCGCTACACTACGCCAAAACACAGGGATATGGTGGTGCCAACTACATGATCAG TTATGCGTCGGGGGCCATTGTTATGAACTGTCTTATTTGGGGCGTATTCTTTGCCTACACATGTTATCAAACCGTGCAGCAAGATCTAAATGTCCCGGTGTTGTTGCACACCTTTCAAGTCATGCCGGCTTGGCACTTTCGAAAGCTGTGGCTGCCGGGTTTCACGTCAGGAGTACTCCTGACAATTGCCATGTTTGGAAGCATCCTGTCCGTTACATATCTGGGCCAGGGTATCGGCAATTCAATCGTCCAAGCCAAGATCTTGATCAGTGGATTATGGGGCATTTTCTGGTTTCGAGAAATTCGGGGAATGTACATCGTTACCAAGTGGTTTCTCTCCGCTTCGCTGACCGTAGCAGGCATCCTATGGCTGAGTGCGGAACGAATGGCCGCCACCAACGGGCAAAGTGGCGGCCACTGA
- a CDS encoding predicted protein → MQVDEAENGNGDTIVHTTPTGHRTDPVLGSMPSPVIPTADAVKTNTANTTSPESVAAAPDSPAESATKIVTAPEQESPDSSSLDKPVGVNKRIDHRKLFQDCISVRIPLHATADLGVAVKRTRTKRVKALHAAFPTLRPKQPTSAEVSDTNQNTPTDDGKGESVLERDDPNEPKNAKKKLKHVPQPHEFASVLDYLEAKYVQGVMVDDEEATPGGDGTGEDEEDDEGQGSVYSQTSFLDDTDLRRNVAEQVLANTTTTKLELQGDEDGEFFVNVGNLEVEETELTKDQYDPLQDTNDAKSTKRKRKKLVKETVSNGNGAKSLKKTSVKSTPSSTSPKKKAKGKDEGGGPPSSGKASTGSNEDVALLEITAADKRATVDSLFETLVDLVNESTEDELPRQKLKDKVAVTCPVDKNPGDSILFSNPHVPGQRLKVKIPKNTKPGGTFKVTVPVAPPLDDDDTDHNKLTRTFHDTLDDFSRAYDEWCDIKGEISKVGGDEDFAIHTEKRNKFDDLAKAFPKDLKTPVDKGYLQKLLRRARQNRYKRELTAQKHAAAMKADEDAAKRESSPKKKKAKLEVTSPAKKIRYQL, encoded by the exons ATGCAAGTAGACGAAGCTGAGAACGGCAATGGAGACACGATAGTCCATACGACGCCAACTGGCCATCGCACGGATCCAGTATTAGGTTCAATGCCTTCACCCGTAATACCAACAGCCGATGCTGTAAAAACGAACACAGCGAATACCACGTCACCGGAAAGCGTGGCTGCAGCACCAGATTCGCCGGCAGAGTCTGCGACCAAGATCGTGACGGCACCCGAACAAGAGTCCCCCGATAGCAGCTCGCTGGACAAACCTGTTGGTGTAAACAAACGCATCGATCACCGCAAGCTCTTCCAGGACTGCATTTCTGTACGGATTCCTCTCCATGCCACGGCTGATCTTGGTGTCGCTGTCAAGCGTACCCGTACCAAGCGCGTGAAAGCCTTGCACGCGGCCTTTCCGACTCTCCGACCGAAACAGCCGACGTCGGCAGAAGTCTCGGACACGAACCAAAATACACCCACAGATGACGGGAAAGGAGAATCCGTCCTCGAGAGAGATGATCCCAACGAACCGAAAAAtgccaaaaagaaattgaaacATGTTCCTCAGCCCCACGAATTCGCCAGTGTTCTGGACTATTTGGAAGCCAAATACGTGCAGGGTGTGATGGtggacgatgaagaggcAACTCCTGGAGGAGACGGCACtggtgaagatgaagaggacgatgaGGGCCAAGGATCGGTATATTCCCAAACATCGTTTTTGGACGATACGGATCTGCGACGCAACGTGGCGGAACAAGTATTGGCCAATACAACCACGACTAAACTGGAATTACAAGGTGACGAAGATGGGgaattcttcgtcaacgTGGGGAACTTGGAAGTCGAAGAAACAGAACTGACAAAGGATCAGTACGATCCCTTGCAAGATACTAATGATGCAAAATCGACCaaacggaaacgaaaaaagctGGTAAAGGAGACAGTAAGCAACGGCAACGGAGCGAAATCGCTCAAAAAGACCTCTGTCAAATCGACGCCGTCTTCCACTTCacccaagaaaaaggccaaaggAAAGGATGAAGGTGGCGGGCCACCAAGCAGTGGCAAAGCTTCGACTGGCTCAAATGAAGACGTGGCGCTTTTGGAGATTACGGCGGCCGACAAAAGAGCAACAGTGGACTCCCTGTTCGAGACACTTGTGGACTTGGTAAACGAATCTACGGAAGATGAACTTCCTCGGCAAAAACTCAAAGACAAAGTAGCCGTTACATGCCCTGTGGACAAAAACCCGGGTGACTCTATTCTTTTCAGCAATCCACACGTCCCCGGACAACGCCTCAAAGTCAAAATTCCTAAAAATACCAAACCTGGCGGTACGTTTAAAGTTACTGTGCCCGTTGCACCACCATTGGATGACGATGATACAGACCACAACAAATTGACGCGGACTTTTCACGACACCTTGGACGATTTTTCACGAGCGTACGACGAATGGTGTGACATCAAGGGTGAAATTTCCAAGGTAGGCGGGGATGAAGATTTTGCGATCCATACGGAAAAGCGCAACAAATTCGACGACTTGGCCAAAGCTTTCCCCAAGGATCTGAAGACACCCGTTGACAAGGGATATTTACAAAAGCTTTTACGACGAGCACGACAGAATCGCTATAAACGGGAGTTGACAGCTCAGAAGCATGCCGCGGCCATGAAAGCCGACGAAGATGCGGCGAAAAGAGAGTCATCgcccaaaaagaaaaaggccaaacTAGAAGTGACGTCGCCCGCGAA GAAGATCCGCTACCAACTATGA
- a CDS encoding predicted protein, which translates to MSSYRSLHRQEILPGTAIWDIATAPLLSSNHATSVANTAVSSATHWRFLTATSDGIVRLYSAAEASLDAKQDVLDASALSVTLTHVLLGPSQTYPVTGRVLGCTQVSVARNYVGDDDDAGNLVVASLELPGTVRIWELDERMDDRLPRTTPDLTDENDSPSQIRALHEFTVPNATGTTLRLCPPRLQGVGGDVVIAVGCLDGTVALVATGLWTPQRVDHAGKSKEPTKAGTVLDSWGSQGSAVPLCFTWHPVQPQTLAVGREDGIVDVLTDSRKSQHRFTQHENPVRGVAFTDDGHLLVAGSDDGFLTIWDFSRPVPALVHHVTMAHRSLILKATPLDHRRFLTTGADRQLHVWNVGQMSTGPVHTFQTDHSVWCTERVVRGASRLVTGSDTGWLQVYSLAK; encoded by the coding sequence ATGAGTTCGTATCGTAGTTTGCATCGCCAAGAGATTCTTCCCGGAACTGCCATCTGGGACATCGCCACGGCGCCCTTGCTGTCGTCCAACCACGCGACTAGTGTTGCCAACACTGCTGTTTCGTCAGCCACACACTGGAGATTCCTCACGGCGACTTCGGACGGAATTGTGCGCCTGTATAGTGCAGCGGAAGCATCGTTGGATGCCAAGCAGGACGTCTTGGACGCGTCCGCGCTTTCCGTCACGCTTACGCACGTCTTACTCGGACCATCGCAAACTTACCCAGTCACGGGTCGTGTATTGGGATGCACACAAGTCAGCGTCGCTAGAAATTACGtcggtgacgatgacgacgcgGGTAATTTGGTCGTGGCTTCGCTGGAGCTTCCAGGGACGGTGCGCATTTGGGAACTGGATGAACGCATGGACGATCGCCTGCCGAGAACGACTCCGGATCTGACCGACGAGAACGATAGTCCGTCGCAGATACGTGCGCTACACGAATTTACGGTACCCAACGCAACCGGAACAACCCTTCGGCTTTGTCCACCCCGACTGCAAGGTGTCGGGGGCGATGTAGTCATAGCGGTAGGCTGTCTCGACGGAACGGTTGCCTTGGTAGCGACCGGCCTGTGGACACCACAAAGAGTCGACCACGCTGGCAAGAGTAAGGAACCAACAAAAGCTGGTACCGTGTTGGATTCCTGGGGCAGTCAAGGCTCGGCGGTTCCTCTTTGCTTCACGTGGCATCCTGTACAGCCCCAAACTCTGGCCGTGGGCCGGGAAGACGGTATCGTGGATGTATTGACGGACAGTCGCAAGTCGCAGCACCGATTTACCCAGCACGAAAATCCCGTCCGGGGAGTGGCTTTTACTGACGATGGTCACTTGTTGGTGGCCGGATCGGACGACGGATTTCTCACAATTTGGGATTTTAGTCGTCCGGTACCGGCACTCGTTCATCACGTTACCATGGCTCATCGTTCCTTGATTTTAAAGGCTACGCCGCTTGATCACCGACGATTTCTGACCACCGGCGCTGATCGTCAATTGCATGTTTGGAACGTGGGACAGATGAGTACCGGGCCGGTGCACACATTTCAAACAGATCACAGTGTGTGGTGTACCGAACGAGTCGTCCGCGGAGCGTCTCGGTTGGTCACCGGGAGTGACACAGGATGGCTCCAAGTCTATTCTTTGGCAAAGTAA
- a CDS encoding predicted protein: protein MRHQQLQGETPFSFPALDGETRIDLGAYQRLIVTNLDVNEAGRAYFNLGLRLMLSYQHEMASKCFLASLENSPDCALAHGLLALCHSPNYNFKGEAYYESACHYEDTDKPDLLCVFPSQQVADRHSRMAVEKIEELRKAHRKRKGKKKQRTVPSNNGEKLPSVISDVECQWLAAIRVLTSSPGVDPDLSHDIVGRPYSDAMRKVYEKFDNDPEIAYGFAESLMVLNAWQLYEYPSGKPLSPDVVETRAVLERSLKIHPHHAGLCHMYVHLSEMSAHPEKALAACQPLRGEFPHAGHLVHMATHIDVLLGDYESCVHFNCQAIRADRHVMASSPATAGKESFYFGYIVHNYHMAVYGAILGGMQGKAMELADELNELINEDMFREFPDLTSYLESYAALEVHIMVRFGRWKEILELELPKDQRLMLFRACTLRYARGLALAALGRVEEANKEMMTLDALRVDPEATMRILHNNTIFDLLAVDSVMLHGEIAYREGQYEKAFALLRQSVQMQDDLVFDEPWGKMQPIRHALGGLLLEQGLLEEAIAVFRKDLHFHPKNPWALVGLIECLKCQQPCCCEATDRNAEIAMLQSQLAICRSGELADFDIEVPCECCQRSPGQNTNETQILE, encoded by the exons ATGCGGCATCAGCAACTACAGGGAGAAACTCCGTTTTCATTTCCCGCCTTGGATGGGGAAACAAGAATTGATCTCGGCGCGTACCAAAGACTAATCGTGACGAATTTGGACGTCAATGAGGCAGGCCGGGCTTATTTTAACTTAGGTCTACGGCTCATGCTTTCATACCAGCACGAAATGGCCTCCAAGTGTTTCCTGGCATCACTAGAAAACAGCCCAGACTGTGCTTTGGCCCACGGTCTTTTGGCACTATGTCATTCGCCGAACTACAACTTTAAGGGTGAAGCCTACTACGAGTCAGCCTGTCACTATGAAGACACAGACAAGCCTGATCTGCTCTGCGTCTTTCCTTCTCAGCAAGTCGCCGATCGACACAGTCGAATGGCTGTGGAGAAAATTGAGGAGTTGCGCAAGGCACACCGTAAACGCAAggggaaaaagaaacagagGACGGTTCCTTCCAATAACGGCGAAAAGCTACCTTCTGTAATATCGGATGTAGAATGTCAGTGGCTTGCGGCGATTCGTGTATTGACGAGTTCTCCGGGTGTCGACCCAGACTTGAGCCACGATATTGTCGGTCGACCCTACTCCGACGCCATGCGAAAAGTATACGAAAAGTTCGACAACGATCCAGAAATCGCCTACGGTTTCGCGGAGTCATTGATGGTTTTGAATGCCTGGCAGCTATACGAGTATCCAT CCGGCAAGCCGCTCAGCCCGGATGTAGTGGAAACCCGAGCTGTGCTGGAGCGTTCGCTAAAAATTCATCCGCATCACGCCGGTCTGTGCCACATGTACGTGCACCTTTCCGAAATGTCAGCGCATCCCGAAAAGGCCTTGGCTGCCTGTCAGCCGCTCCGCGGAGAATTCCCCCATGCTGGACATCTGGTGCACATGGCAACGCACATCGACGTCTTGCTGGGTGACTACGAGTCCTGTGTGCACTTCAACTGTCAAGCCATCCGGGCCGATCGACATGTCATGGCGAGTAGTCCGGCAACGGCTGGTAAGGAAAGTTTTTACTTTGGATACATTGTACACAATTATCACATGGCCGTATATGGGGCCATTCTCGGAGGGATGCAAGGGAAAGCTATGGAATTGGCGGACGAGTTGAACGAACTTATCAACGAAGATATGTTCCGAGAGTTTCCCGATTTGACGTCATATTTGGAAAGCTATGCAGCTCTGGAAGTGCACATTATGGTTCGTTTTGGGCGCTGGAAGGAGATCTTGGAGTTAGAATTGCCGAAGGATCAGCGCCTGATGTTGTTTCGGGCCTGTACTCTGCGGTACGCCCGAGGCTTGGCGCTAGCTGCTCTAGGCCGCGTCGAGGAAGCCAACAAGGAGATGATGACGTTGGATGCGTTGCGGGTTGATCCCGAAGCGACGATGCGAATTTTGCACAACAATACCATTTTTGATTTGCTCGCGGTAGATTCTGTAATGCTGCACGGGGAAATTGCCTATCGAGAAGGACAATACGAAAAGGCGTTTGCACTGTTGCGGCAGTCCGTACAAATGCAGGATGACTTGGTGTTTGACGAACCGTGGGGTAAGATGCAACCAATTCGCCATGCCTTGGGTGGATTATTATTGGAACAGGGACTCTTGGAAGAGGCTATAGCGGTGTTTCGAAAAGATTTACATTTTCATCCCAAGAATCCTTGGGCCTTGGTTGGTTTGATTGAATGCTTGAAATGTCAACAGCCATGTTGCTGCGAAGCGACCGATCGAAATGCCGAGATTGCTATGCTGCAATCACAGCTTGCAATATGTCGCAGTGGTGAGCTGGCTGATTTTGATATAGAAGTACCGTGCGAGTGCTGTCAACGTTCACCGGGGCAAAATACAAACGAAACGCAAATCTTGGAATAG